Proteins co-encoded in one Synechococcus elongatus PCC 6301 genomic window:
- a CDS encoding hemolysin family protein has translation MDPLPAPTPDLTAAIAASPDLPLSAWLWRGAAIVLLIVINAFFVTAEFAIVYVRRSRINQLAQEGDVPARMVERLQRSIDRLLSTTQLGITLASLALGWVGESTIAVLIRQALEQLPLPAIGPEPLSHVLAIPLAFALLVYLQIVLGELCPKAVALIYPEQMARLLGPPSIAIAQIFAPVISLLNGSTRCLLGLFGIDYSQQRWYSSVTPEELQWIIQSAAESTGLEAEERQILSNVIEFGEITAGEVMVPRTRIVALEEDATFLDLLAAIQESGHACFPVIRDSLDQVLGLIDFRALAVPMASGELQPSSPVKAWVQPARFVPEGLSLKELLPQMQRSPLPMAIVVDEFGGTEGLVTLQDILAEILGDEEQDAEENEQFRRIDDQTVLVQAQTDIETVNERLGLDLPLEEEYNTLGGFVVAQLQKIPEAGEGFDFQDCQIRVAIAEGPRLEFIEIRQLRSPQPAASDEAKPHANI, from the coding sequence ATGGATCCTCTGCCTGCCCCTACCCCTGACTTGACTGCCGCGATCGCCGCAAGCCCCGATCTACCACTGAGCGCTTGGCTCTGGCGGGGAGCTGCGATCGTGCTGCTAATTGTCATCAATGCCTTCTTTGTGACTGCGGAGTTTGCGATCGTCTACGTCCGGCGATCGCGGATTAATCAACTCGCCCAGGAAGGCGACGTTCCCGCTCGCATGGTGGAACGACTACAGCGCAGCATTGATCGACTGCTCTCGACCACACAGCTAGGAATTACGCTGGCGAGTTTAGCCCTCGGCTGGGTCGGAGAATCAACGATCGCCGTTCTGATTCGTCAGGCACTCGAGCAACTGCCGCTACCCGCGATCGGGCCAGAACCGCTCAGCCATGTCCTGGCGATCCCCCTCGCCTTTGCCCTGCTGGTCTATCTCCAGATCGTCCTAGGTGAACTCTGTCCCAAGGCAGTCGCACTGATCTACCCAGAACAGATGGCCCGCCTCTTAGGTCCACCAAGCATTGCGATCGCCCAGATTTTTGCGCCGGTGATCAGCCTATTGAACGGCTCGACCCGATGCCTGCTGGGACTCTTCGGCATCGACTATAGCCAGCAGCGCTGGTATAGCAGCGTCACCCCAGAGGAGCTGCAGTGGATCATTCAATCTGCAGCTGAATCGACAGGCTTAGAAGCAGAAGAACGGCAGATTCTCAGTAATGTGATTGAGTTTGGTGAAATCACCGCTGGCGAAGTGATGGTGCCACGCACCCGGATTGTGGCGCTAGAAGAAGACGCCACCTTCCTCGATCTTTTGGCTGCGATTCAGGAATCCGGCCATGCTTGCTTTCCCGTGATCAGAGACAGCCTTGACCAAGTCTTAGGCCTGATCGACTTTCGTGCTTTGGCGGTGCCGATGGCCAGCGGCGAACTTCAGCCCAGCAGTCCTGTCAAAGCCTGGGTGCAACCAGCCCGTTTTGTCCCGGAAGGCCTCTCCCTAAAAGAGTTACTGCCCCAGATGCAGCGATCGCCCCTACCGATGGCGATTGTGGTCGATGAGTTTGGCGGCACCGAAGGTCTGGTGACCTTGCAGGACATTCTGGCGGAAATTCTCGGCGATGAAGAGCAAGACGCTGAGGAGAATGAACAGTTTCGGCGGATTGACGACCAAACCGTGCTGGTTCAGGCTCAAACGGACATTGAGACCGTCAATGAGCGCTTAGGACTGGATCTTCCCCTCGAAGAGGAGTACAACACCTTGGGTGGATTTGTCGTAGCGCAGTTACAGAAAATTCCCGAAGCCGGTGAAGGCTTTGACTTTCAGGATTGTCAGATTCGCGTGGCGATCGCAGAAGGGCCACGGTTGGAATTTATCGAAATTCGACAATTGCGATCGCCGCAACCTGCAGCGTCCGATGAGGCAAAACCGCATGCTAACATCTGA
- the pyrE gene encoding orotate phosphoribosyltransferase, with amino-acid sequence MMLISDSSWAVQADLPRLHDLLLDLLCDRPYREGDFLLSSGQRSTYYINGKQVTLHPQGAVAVGRLLAARLPQEITAVAGLTLRADPIVTAVSVVAAYAGRDLTPLIVRKEAKGHGTQAYIEGPELPAGTAIAVLEDVVTTGGSALKAVTRLRDAGYVVDRVLALVDRQQGGAELYAQEGLIFDVLYRIPDLQQRYRALAAD; translated from the coding sequence ATGATGCTGATCTCCGATTCCAGCTGGGCTGTTCAGGCAGATTTACCCCGGTTGCACGATTTGCTCCTCGATCTGCTCTGCGATCGCCCCTATCGCGAAGGAGATTTTTTGCTGTCTTCCGGCCAGCGCAGCACTTATTACATCAATGGCAAACAAGTGACGCTGCATCCCCAAGGGGCTGTCGCCGTCGGACGCTTGCTTGCTGCGCGCCTGCCCCAGGAAATTACAGCAGTAGCGGGCCTTACCTTGAGGGCTGATCCGATCGTAACGGCGGTCAGTGTGGTTGCCGCCTACGCTGGTCGCGATCTGACACCGTTGATTGTGCGCAAGGAAGCCAAAGGGCATGGCACTCAGGCTTATATCGAAGGGCCAGAACTACCCGCTGGAACCGCGATCGCTGTCCTCGAAGATGTGGTGACAACCGGAGGATCCGCTCTGAAGGCAGTCACTCGCTTGCGGGATGCCGGCTACGTGGTCGATCGCGTGCTTGCTTTGGTCGATCGACAGCAGGGCGGGGCCGAACTCTATGCCCAAGAAGGCCTAATCTTTGATGTGCTCTATCGCATCCCCGATCTGCAGCAGCGCTACCGGGCATTGGCAGCGGATTAA
- a CDS encoding PilW family protein produces MICKGCRQNLSTAGFTVSELLVSGLLGLIIVLAGGFVLKTNLSSDRRAAELAKQRNQLGLALDFMSSEMHQSRRIVLNADLTATAQCNTSTRKPILSLEIPRPSGGLYTVTYAVQAITPQHIWQGPHAIYRCGPSFNSEGRYTENSSQFGDLLIDGVANQVNLNTTSEICRAIAANRNHTAAVQADLSESQRLASIMIGVVSRPNRGEQQVICDSRLATPRS; encoded by the coding sequence ATGATTTGCAAAGGATGTCGCCAGAATCTTAGTACAGCAGGTTTTACGGTCTCAGAGCTATTGGTCAGTGGTCTGCTCGGACTGATCATCGTGTTGGCTGGGGGCTTTGTTCTTAAAACCAACTTAAGTAGCGATCGCCGCGCTGCTGAACTGGCCAAACAGCGCAATCAACTGGGTCTAGCACTGGATTTTATGAGTAGTGAAATGCATCAATCGCGCCGCATTGTTCTCAATGCAGATCTCACGGCCACAGCTCAATGCAATACAAGCACTCGCAAACCGATTCTGAGTTTGGAAATCCCGCGCCCCAGTGGGGGACTCTACACCGTGACCTATGCAGTTCAAGCCATCACGCCCCAGCATATCTGGCAAGGTCCTCATGCCATTTACCGCTGTGGCCCAAGCTTCAATTCAGAGGGGCGCTACACCGAAAACTCCAGCCAATTTGGTGATCTGCTGATCGATGGTGTTGCCAATCAAGTCAATCTCAACACAACATCCGAAATTTGTAGGGCGATCGCGGCCAATCGCAACCACACAGCCGCCGTGCAGGCTGATCTATCCGAGTCACAACGCCTCGCTTCCATCATGATTGGCGTCGTCAGTCGCCCCAATCGCGGTGAGCAGCAAGTAATCTGCGACAGTCGATTGGCTACACCGCGATCGTAA
- a CDS encoding pilus assembly FimT family protein, producing MDLQTPASRAQIQSGFTVVETLTALTISTILAAVSFPSMAGMWGDYATRLAQTNAQAQLMILKREAQRTNRTCQVTFANNLATANPPDCLVSMGRSLSDSGMGFDLGVTVSGSLASVTFSPVATTTPSSNGTLRFSHAWTNTTRCLVLSQPLGVIRLGTIQQNTCVKDGGS from the coding sequence ATGGACCTGCAAACTCCTGCCTCGCGCGCTCAAATTCAGTCGGGCTTCACCGTCGTTGAAACCCTAACAGCCCTCACGATTAGCACCATTCTTGCGGCTGTTTCCTTTCCATCGATGGCGGGTATGTGGGGCGATTATGCCACTCGGCTCGCTCAAACCAATGCCCAAGCCCAGTTAATGATTCTCAAGCGTGAGGCCCAACGAACCAATCGCACCTGTCAAGTCACTTTTGCCAATAATCTCGCTACCGCCAATCCTCCCGATTGTCTGGTCAGTATGGGGCGATCGCTCAGTGACTCAGGCATGGGTTTTGACCTTGGTGTCACAGTCAGCGGCAGCTTAGCCAGTGTCACTTTTTCTCCTGTTGCCACCACGACCCCCAGCAGCAACGGCACGTTGCGGTTTAGCCATGCCTGGACTAACACCACACGCTGCTTGGTGCTCTCACAACCCCTCGGCGTGATACGCCTCGGCACAATTCAACAAAATACCTGCGTCAAGGATGGTGGTTCATGA
- a CDS encoding 2-phosphosulfolactate phosphatase family protein gives MKLFYFHTPELVPHTETPDCAIAIDVLRATSTIATALDAGAEAVQVFSDLDTLRVQSEAWPAERRLRAGERGGKQVEGFDFGNSPLEVTPERFRDRRLFISTTNGTRSLTRIQQAKTVIAAALVNRQAVVDFLKREQPETVWIVGSGWEGSYALEDSVCAGAIAAPLQSQIQLGNDEMLAAIALYQHWEHNLYGLLCQASHGQRLLRLKCEADLDYCSRVDILQVLPKQGEPGVLMSAPLASAVPQETSVA, from the coding sequence GTGAAGCTTTTCTACTTCCACACCCCCGAACTGGTTCCCCACACAGAAACGCCGGATTGTGCGATCGCGATCGACGTACTGCGGGCAACCTCTACGATTGCAACCGCACTGGATGCTGGGGCAGAGGCAGTACAGGTGTTTAGCGACCTAGATACTCTGCGGGTCCAGAGTGAGGCATGGCCAGCGGAGCGCCGCCTCCGAGCTGGAGAACGCGGCGGCAAGCAGGTGGAGGGGTTTGACTTCGGCAATTCACCCTTGGAAGTGACTCCTGAACGCTTTCGCGATCGCCGACTGTTCATCAGCACCACCAACGGCACGCGATCGCTCACCCGCATCCAACAAGCCAAGACAGTAATTGCGGCTGCCCTTGTCAATCGACAGGCAGTCGTTGATTTTTTGAAGCGTGAACAGCCGGAAACCGTTTGGATTGTCGGTTCCGGTTGGGAAGGAAGTTATGCCCTCGAAGACAGCGTCTGTGCTGGGGCGATCGCTGCTCCTTTGCAATCACAGATTCAGCTGGGCAATGACGAAATGTTGGCCGCGATCGCCCTCTACCAACACTGGGAGCACAATCTCTACGGCCTACTTTGCCAAGCGAGCCATGGCCAACGCTTGCTGCGACTCAAATGCGAGGCAGACCTTGACTATTGCAGTCGCGTAGACATTTTGCAGGTACTGCCGAAGCAAGGCGAGCCTGGCGTTTTGATGTCCGCTCCTCTCGCCAGCGCTGTGCCACAAGAAACAAGCGTCGCCTAG
- a CDS encoding UbiD family decarboxylase, giving the protein MPRDLRGFLKLLEERGQLRRITAPVDSDLEIAEISNRLLAAGGPALLFENVKGTDWPVAVNLLGTVERVCWAMNFEEPKQLEDLGRKLGMLQQPKPPKKISQAVEFGKVLFSLVRAKPQRDLLPPCHQVVLKGDEVNLDRIPMIRPYPGDAGKIITLGLVITKDPETGTPNVGVYRLQQQSVNTMTVHWLSVRGGARHLRKAAERGQKLEVAIALGVDPLILMAAATPIPVDLSEWLFAGLYGGSGVHLAKCKTVDLEVPADSEIVLEGTITPGEVLPDGPFGDHMGYYGVVEDSPLVRFHCLTHRRDPIYLTTFSGRPPKEEAMMAIALNRIYTPILRQQVPEIVDFFLPMEALSYKAAVISIDKAYPGQARRAALAFWSALPQFTYTKFVIVVDREINIRDPRQVIWAVTSKVDPERDVFILPETPFDTLDFASPKLGLGSRMGIDATTKVYPETDHQWGEPLRSDPAIAEQVTQRWAEYGLADLKLDEVDPNRFGYEMPPIRS; this is encoded by the coding sequence ATGCCGAGAGATTTACGCGGATTTCTCAAGTTGCTCGAAGAACGCGGCCAGCTCCGCCGGATTACGGCGCCCGTCGATTCTGATCTGGAGATCGCGGAGATTTCTAACCGCCTCTTGGCAGCGGGTGGCCCTGCCCTGCTATTCGAAAACGTCAAAGGCACGGATTGGCCGGTGGCCGTCAATCTCCTCGGCACCGTCGAGCGGGTTTGCTGGGCGATGAACTTCGAGGAGCCCAAGCAGCTCGAGGATTTGGGCCGCAAGCTCGGCATGCTCCAGCAACCGAAGCCACCGAAGAAAATCTCGCAGGCGGTGGAGTTCGGCAAAGTGCTCTTCAGCTTGGTGCGTGCGAAACCTCAGCGCGATTTGTTGCCGCCCTGCCATCAAGTTGTGCTCAAGGGAGATGAGGTCAACCTCGATCGCATCCCAATGATTCGACCCTATCCCGGTGATGCGGGCAAAATCATCACCCTCGGCTTGGTAATTACTAAGGATCCTGAGACGGGGACGCCGAACGTCGGCGTTTACCGGCTGCAACAGCAGTCAGTCAATACGATGACCGTGCATTGGCTCTCAGTGCGGGGCGGCGCCCGTCACTTGCGCAAAGCAGCGGAGCGCGGCCAGAAGTTAGAAGTTGCGATCGCCCTTGGGGTGGATCCACTGATCCTGATGGCAGCGGCGACCCCAATTCCCGTCGATCTGTCCGAGTGGCTCTTTGCCGGACTCTATGGCGGCAGCGGCGTTCATTTGGCCAAGTGCAAAACTGTCGATCTGGAAGTGCCCGCCGATTCCGAGATTGTCCTCGAAGGCACGATTACGCCGGGGGAAGTGCTGCCCGATGGGCCGTTTGGCGACCACATGGGCTATTACGGCGTGGTCGAAGATTCACCGCTGGTGCGCTTCCATTGCCTGACCCATCGGCGCGACCCGATTTATCTGACGACCTTTAGCGGTCGCCCACCGAAGGAAGAGGCAATGATGGCGATCGCGCTCAACCGCATCTACACGCCGATTCTGCGCCAGCAAGTGCCGGAGATCGTCGATTTCTTCCTGCCGATGGAAGCCCTGAGCTATAAGGCCGCGGTGATCAGTATCGATAAAGCCTACCCGGGCCAAGCGCGCCGCGCGGCGCTCGCCTTTTGGAGTGCGCTGCCGCAGTTCACTTACACGAAGTTTGTAATTGTTGTCGATCGCGAGATCAACATCCGCGATCCGCGCCAAGTGATTTGGGCGGTGACTTCCAAAGTGGATCCCGAGCGTGACGTCTTCATCCTGCCAGAAACACCGTTTGATACCCTCGACTTTGCAAGTCCAAAACTCGGTCTTGGTAGCCGCATGGGTATCGATGCCACCACCAAGGTCTATCCCGAAACCGATCACCAGTGGGGTGAACCGCTGCGATCGGATCCAGCGATCGCGGAGCAAGTCACGCAGCGCTGGGCGGAATATGGTCTGGCCGATCTGAAGTTGGACGAGGTTGATCCCAACCGCTTTGGCTACGAAATGCCCCCTATCCGGTCTTAG
- a CDS encoding DUF3916 domain-containing protein, which translates to MRRLDLSQRRKPRGIPRRLRSLNYWADRFVTLPLPTPEDCGDSGFWNWKLPVIGSLANHPSPRLRSQCLQALIRAADNLAQQTQAAEADCYVACLIELPYLFGSEVTLFYSRSYYRSFYGDRHALAPRSLAQEYGLQIPAGWVERGFDVTQPEQRGPVEWWVVGQLLESDKSAKS; encoded by the coding sequence ATGAGACGTCTGGATCTGTCGCAGCGGCGTAAACCAAGGGGGATTCCTCGCCGCCTGCGATCGCTTAACTACTGGGCCGATCGCTTTGTCACCCTGCCGCTACCGACTCCTGAGGATTGTGGCGACAGTGGTTTTTGGAACTGGAAGTTGCCGGTAATCGGCTCCCTAGCCAATCACCCCAGCCCCCGCTTGCGATCGCAATGCTTGCAAGCCTTAATTCGGGCTGCCGACAACTTGGCCCAGCAAACCCAAGCGGCTGAAGCAGACTGTTATGTTGCCTGTCTGATTGAGTTGCCCTACCTCTTCGGGAGTGAAGTGACGCTGTTCTATAGCCGCAGCTACTATCGCAGTTTCTATGGCGATCGTCATGCCCTCGCACCGCGATCGCTGGCACAGGAATACGGTCTGCAAATTCCGGCTGGCTGGGTTGAGCGTGGCTTTGATGTGACGCAACCAGAACAGCGAGGGCCGGTTGAATGGTGGGTGGTTGGTCAACTGCTTGAAAGCGATAAGTCAGCCAAATCATGA
- a CDS encoding YidH family protein has product MISSSSKETNQDKVSESPTRPQNLNRIRDHLANERTYLAWMRSAIALMGFGVLIVRLRILRPPIAPQAPGNAWKLGLAFSIVGLLMVLLSTQHYFGVRNDIELDTYNPPDRWVILSSITILILGIGVIYYIFSAPLDTLNMVIFE; this is encoded by the coding sequence ATGATTTCCTCTTCTTCCAAAGAGACCAATCAAGACAAGGTGAGTGAGTCTCCGACTCGGCCTCAGAATCTCAACCGGATTCGCGATCATCTTGCCAATGAACGCACCTATCTCGCTTGGATGCGAAGTGCCATCGCTTTAATGGGTTTTGGCGTTCTCATTGTCCGCCTCAGGATTTTGCGGCCTCCGATTGCCCCCCAAGCACCAGGCAACGCTTGGAAGCTAGGTTTGGCTTTTTCCATTGTTGGCTTGCTGATGGTTTTGCTATCGACCCAACATTACTTTGGTGTCAGAAATGACATTGAGCTTGACACCTATAACCCACCCGATCGCTGGGTAATCCTCTCAAGTATTACGATCTTAATTCTGGGGATTGGCGTGATCTACTATATTTTCTCAGCTCCATTAGATACTCTCAATATGGTCATTTTTGAGTGA
- a CDS encoding Rrf2 family transcriptional regulator has protein sequence MKLTVRAHYSLKALIDLCLQPEDEPVSMRAIAQRQNISPTLLEKLLVELCKAGLVTATKGRRGGYQLARPAAKISLADILAAVGELSDRDRQPLAPEEAADWVSRAIWQRLDAQWQATLRQVSLADLYYDARSWQAAQGNEIEIVI, from the coding sequence ATGAAATTAACCGTCCGTGCCCACTACAGTCTCAAGGCGCTGATTGACCTCTGTCTGCAACCAGAAGATGAACCAGTGTCGATGCGGGCGATCGCCCAGCGCCAAAATATTTCGCCGACGCTACTGGAAAAATTACTGGTGGAACTGTGCAAGGCAGGTCTAGTGACCGCGACCAAAGGACGGCGCGGCGGCTATCAACTGGCTCGACCAGCCGCCAAAATTTCGCTGGCCGATATTCTGGCGGCAGTCGGGGAATTAAGCGATCGCGATCGCCAACCCCTTGCTCCCGAAGAAGCGGCGGATTGGGTTTCGCGAGCGATTTGGCAGCGTTTGGATGCGCAATGGCAGGCAACTTTGCGACAAGTCAGCCTTGCGGATTTGTATTACGACGCCCGTAGTTGGCAGGCTGCCCAAGGTAATGAGATCGAGATTGTGATTTAG
- a CDS encoding SDR family oxidoreductase — MTAAFQPRFAFIQGASRGIGLAFVENLLAQPQVECVLASSRQPAESSGLQALRQQYGDRLQLIPLNLADDQAIAAAAEKAAAIVPRLDLLVNASGFLHGNGLAPEKRLAQVSRELLLQTFTTNTFGPILMVQALEPLFKHKEPAVLANISARVGSIGDNQLGGWYSYRASKSALNMLTRTLALEWQRRHPNAIVVALHPGTTATDLSAPFQANVPPEKLFSPDRTVRQLLAVISGLTAADSGQFFAWDGSPIPW, encoded by the coding sequence ATGACAGCTGCTTTTCAACCCCGATTTGCCTTTATTCAAGGAGCGAGTCGGGGCATTGGTCTCGCGTTTGTCGAGAATTTGCTGGCGCAACCACAGGTTGAATGCGTCTTGGCGAGCAGCCGTCAGCCTGCCGAGAGTTCGGGCCTGCAAGCCCTACGGCAGCAGTACGGCGATCGCCTCCAACTGATTCCCCTTAATCTCGCAGATGATCAGGCGATCGCGGCAGCAGCAGAGAAGGCAGCAGCGATCGTGCCGCGACTGGATTTGCTGGTAAATGCCTCAGGCTTTTTGCATGGCAACGGTCTAGCGCCGGAAAAACGGTTAGCGCAAGTCAGTCGTGAGTTGTTGCTGCAGACTTTTACGACCAATACTTTTGGCCCAATCTTGATGGTGCAAGCCTTGGAACCGCTGTTTAAGCACAAAGAACCAGCGGTTTTGGCCAATATTTCGGCGCGAGTCGGCAGCATTGGCGATAACCAACTAGGTGGCTGGTATAGCTATCGCGCTTCGAAGTCGGCGCTGAATATGCTGACGCGCACCTTGGCATTGGAATGGCAGCGGCGGCATCCAAACGCGATCGTGGTTGCACTCCATCCAGGCACCACCGCCACCGATCTTTCAGCTCCCTTTCAAGCGAACGTTCCGCCTGAAAAACTGTTCAGTCCCGATCGCACTGTGCGTCAGCTGTTGGCTGTGATCAGTGGCTTGACTGCAGCAGACAGCGGCCAGTTCTTTGCTTGGGATGGCAGCCCAATTCCTTGGTAG
- a CDS encoding DUF3386 domain-containing protein has translation MVAAQLSARELFRAAYENRYTWDANFPGYRANVTYSDGNQSWQGAVEVSADLKPSISGIEEPEVVKLIHGQLFEVAIHRVRRGFEDTHGKNEFEFGNSDNDGTVEILVNGKSAGDRYKVRDNEVVLVHRHIHGVVVTINTFSTHKSAEGYLSHRYDSVYHDPTTGEQKGDRSEFEDEYITVGGYQLLSARTIRSDSGTISFRFSDLELLS, from the coding sequence ATGGTCGCTGCTCAGCTTTCGGCACGGGAACTGTTCCGCGCCGCCTACGAAAACCGCTACACCTGGGATGCCAATTTCCCCGGCTATCGCGCCAACGTCACCTACAGCGATGGCAACCAGTCCTGGCAAGGTGCAGTGGAAGTCAGTGCTGACCTCAAGCCCAGCATCTCCGGCATTGAGGAGCCGGAAGTGGTCAAACTGATCCACGGTCAGTTGTTTGAAGTGGCGATTCACCGCGTCCGTCGGGGCTTTGAAGACACCCACGGCAAAAACGAGTTTGAATTCGGCAACAGCGATAACGACGGCACTGTTGAAATTTTGGTCAACGGCAAGTCTGCTGGCGATCGCTACAAAGTGCGCGATAACGAAGTCGTGCTGGTGCACCGCCACATTCACGGCGTAGTCGTGACGATCAACACCTTCAGCACCCACAAAAGCGCCGAGGGCTACCTCTCGCACCGCTACGACTCGGTCTACCACGACCCGACGACGGGCGAACAAAAAGGCGATCGCAGCGAATTTGAAGACGAATACATCACCGTCGGCGGTTACCAACTGCTGAGCGCTCGCACGATTCGATCAGATTCAGGAACGATCAGTTTCCGCTTCAGCGATCTGGAACTGCTCTCTTAG
- a CDS encoding inositol monophosphatase family protein: protein MTAISDRLLQIWLDVATEAALAAGAELDRFWGRLTQIEEKGRPGDLLTEADRAAEAAVLSVLERHCPDHAVLAEESGWSGDRQQEFSWAVDPLDGTTNYAHGYPFCGTSIALLYQNQPIVGVFYAPYLKELFRAAQGLGATLNRQPIRVSKTEKLAKSLLVTGFAYDRCEVEDNNYAEFCRLTHVTQGVRRGGSAALDLSYVACGRLDGYWERGLSPWDLAAGVVLVQEAGGLVTAYDRSPFDISSGRILATNGQIHAELSETLLQIKPLQAF from the coding sequence GTGACAGCAATTAGCGATCGCCTGCTCCAAATCTGGTTGGATGTGGCGACAGAAGCGGCCTTGGCAGCAGGGGCTGAACTCGATCGCTTTTGGGGGCGGTTAACCCAGATCGAAGAGAAAGGACGTCCCGGTGATCTGCTGACAGAAGCCGATCGCGCAGCGGAGGCAGCGGTTCTCAGCGTTTTGGAACGTCACTGCCCTGACCATGCCGTCCTTGCTGAAGAATCGGGCTGGAGCGGCGATCGCCAGCAGGAATTCTCTTGGGCCGTCGATCCACTGGATGGCACCACCAATTACGCCCACGGCTATCCCTTTTGTGGAACTTCGATCGCGCTGCTCTATCAAAATCAGCCAATCGTTGGCGTCTTCTATGCGCCTTACCTCAAGGAATTGTTCCGCGCTGCTCAAGGACTGGGAGCAACCCTGAATCGCCAACCAATCCGGGTTTCTAAAACAGAAAAATTGGCGAAATCCCTCTTAGTGACAGGCTTTGCCTACGATCGCTGCGAGGTTGAGGACAACAACTACGCCGAGTTCTGTCGCTTGACCCATGTCACCCAAGGGGTACGACGGGGCGGATCAGCAGCCTTAGATTTGTCCTATGTGGCCTGCGGGCGCTTGGATGGCTATTGGGAACGCGGACTTTCGCCTTGGGATCTGGCCGCTGGTGTGGTGCTCGTTCAGGAAGCGGGCGGACTCGTTACTGCCTACGATCGCAGTCCGTTTGACATTTCCAGTGGTCGGATTTTGGCTACGAACGGTCAGATTCACGCTGAGCTGAGTGAAACGCTGTTGCAGATCAAACCGCTGCAAGCATTCTGA
- a CDS encoding 2Fe-2S iron-sulfur cluster-binding protein has protein sequence MSDTYTVRIRDRRTDEEFTVQVPPDRYILQTAEEQGYELPFSCRNGACTACAVRVLGGAIEQTEAMGLSAPLRQRGYALLCVSYPRSDVIVETQDEDEVYMLQFGRYFGQGKVSFGLPLDEE, from the coding sequence ATGAGCGACACTTACACCGTCCGCATTCGCGATCGCCGTACCGATGAGGAGTTTACGGTGCAGGTTCCGCCCGATCGCTACATCCTGCAAACCGCCGAAGAGCAAGGTTATGAGTTACCGTTCTCCTGCCGCAATGGGGCTTGCACAGCCTGTGCAGTGCGCGTTCTCGGCGGCGCGATCGAGCAAACCGAGGCCATGGGACTCTCAGCTCCGCTACGCCAGCGCGGTTATGCCCTGCTCTGCGTTAGCTATCCGCGATCGGATGTGATTGTGGAGACCCAAGACGAAGACGAAGTCTACATGCTGCAGTTTGGTCGCTATTTTGGCCAAGGAAAAGTCAGCTTTGGCCTGCCCTTGGACGAGGAATAA